In a genomic window of Halobiforma lacisalsi AJ5:
- a CDS encoding glycoside hydrolase family 15 protein has protein sequence MDYPPLRDYGVIGNDDRCALVSRTGSIDWCCFPHLEDASVFARVLDVDRGGHFAVSPTAAHESNHRYVDRTNVLETTFETERGQATVTDFMPIRNGREAGSGRGRDDGHDYAFDFDHEGDANRFQQAIYRLLECDRGDVEFGLEFAPRFDYARVTPTFERVADGVVARGDDRSLFLYTGSESPLDDLTVSESDATVSGTVSLAAGDRWWTGIQYGGRGPLSSIDLGACLDGTKRYWRDWLGTRDGAPGTMPERWYEAVVRSELVLKLLIHHETGAIPAAATTSIPEKIGSDRTWDYRYNWIRDAKFTVQALHDTGHEREGREYFDWFADVARTDPDEIQPLYSLHGETGDAVAEQTLEHLSGYRDTGPVRVGNAAAPQQQLDVYGTIVQALYETVQFDVSVPIEDDWDALRDIVDYVCAHWDERDAGIWEFREEQRHFLHSKLLCWVALDRGIVLARENDLEAPLEEWKDSRAAVREAIEERGYSESAGSFVQYFGSEEALDATALLLPIYEFLPPEDDRVQSTIDAVLERLTTDDGLVVRFVDSEVREDEEEPFLLCSFWLIDALVLSNRLERAREYFESVLEYASPLGLYSEKVDPDTGELLGNFPQAFSHLGLINSATYLSRALEVDGDVSPENFDPGHVETLFRR, from the coding sequence ATGGACTACCCACCGCTTCGCGACTACGGCGTCATCGGCAACGACGACCGCTGCGCGCTCGTCAGCAGGACCGGCTCGATCGACTGGTGTTGCTTCCCGCACCTCGAGGACGCGAGCGTCTTCGCCCGGGTCCTCGACGTCGACCGCGGCGGTCACTTCGCCGTCTCCCCGACGGCGGCCCACGAGTCGAACCACCGCTACGTCGACCGGACGAACGTCCTCGAGACGACCTTCGAGACCGAACGCGGTCAGGCGACGGTGACCGATTTCATGCCGATCCGGAACGGACGCGAGGCCGGTTCCGGGCGCGGTCGGGACGACGGCCACGACTACGCGTTCGACTTCGACCACGAGGGCGACGCCAATCGGTTCCAGCAGGCGATCTACCGGCTGCTCGAGTGCGACCGGGGCGATGTCGAGTTCGGCCTCGAGTTCGCGCCCCGGTTCGACTACGCCCGGGTGACGCCGACGTTCGAGCGAGTCGCGGACGGCGTCGTCGCCCGTGGCGACGACCGGTCGCTGTTCCTGTACACGGGTTCGGAATCGCCGCTCGACGACCTCACGGTCTCGGAGTCGGACGCGACCGTCTCCGGCACCGTCTCGCTCGCGGCCGGCGATCGCTGGTGGACCGGCATCCAGTACGGCGGCCGGGGGCCGCTTTCGTCGATCGACCTCGGGGCTTGCCTCGACGGGACGAAACGCTACTGGCGCGACTGGCTCGGCACCCGCGACGGCGCGCCCGGAACGATGCCCGAGCGGTGGTACGAGGCCGTCGTCCGGTCGGAACTCGTCCTGAAACTGCTGATCCACCACGAGACGGGGGCGATCCCGGCGGCGGCGACGACGTCGATCCCCGAGAAGATCGGCTCCGACCGGACCTGGGACTACCGGTACAACTGGATCCGGGACGCAAAGTTCACCGTCCAGGCGTTACACGATACGGGCCACGAACGGGAGGGTCGGGAGTACTTCGACTGGTTCGCCGACGTCGCCCGCACGGACCCCGACGAGATCCAGCCTCTCTACAGTCTGCACGGTGAAACCGGCGACGCGGTCGCCGAGCAAACCCTCGAGCACCTCTCGGGGTACCGCGATACGGGTCCCGTCCGTGTCGGGAACGCCGCGGCTCCGCAACAACAACTCGACGTCTACGGGACGATCGTCCAGGCCCTTTACGAGACGGTCCAGTTCGACGTCTCGGTCCCGATCGAGGACGACTGGGACGCGCTCCGCGACATCGTCGACTACGTCTGTGCCCACTGGGACGAGCGCGACGCCGGCATCTGGGAGTTCCGCGAGGAGCAGCGACACTTCCTTCACTCGAAACTGCTGTGCTGGGTCGCGCTCGACCGGGGGATCGTGCTCGCGCGGGAAAACGACCTCGAGGCCCCGCTCGAGGAGTGGAAGGACAGCCGGGCGGCGGTCCGCGAGGCGATCGAGGAACGCGGGTACAGCGAGTCGGCCGGAAGCTTCGTCCAGTACTTCGGCAGCGAGGAGGCCCTGGACGCGACCGCGCTGTTGCTCCCGATCTACGAGTTCCTGCCGCCGGAAGACGACCGCGTCCAGTCGACGATCGACGCCGTCCTCGAGCGACTGACGACCGACGACGGCCTCGTCGTCAGGTTCGTCGACAGCGAAGTCCGCGAGGACGAGGAGGAGCCGTTCCTGCTGTGCTCGTTCTGGTTGATCGACGCGCTCGTCCTCTCGAACCGCCTCGAGCGAGCCAGGGAGTACTTCGAGTCGGTGCTCGAGTACGCAAGCCCCCTGGGGCTCTACTCCGAGAAGGTCGACCCCGATACCGGCGAACTCCTGGGGAACTTTCCGCAGGCGTTCTCCCACCTCGGCCTGATAAACAGCGCGACGTACCTCTCGCGGGCGCTCGAGGTCGACGGCGACGTGTCCCCGGAGAACTTCGACCCGGGTCACGTAGAGACGCTGTTCAGGCGGTGA
- a CDS encoding mandelate racemase/muconate lactonizing enzyme family protein, whose amino-acid sequence MGVDYSKLRDPNAEYTMRDLSAETMNVTRERGGGRDVEITDVQTTMVDGNFPWTLVRIYTDAGIVGTGEAYWGAGAPELIERMAPFLRGENPLDIDRLTEHLVQKMSGEGSIGGVTVTAISGIEVALHDLAGKILEVPAYQLLGGKYRDEVRVYCDCHTEEEADPIACADEAERVVTELGYDALKFDLDVPSGHEKDRANRHLREPEIEHKASIVEAVTQRVGSRADVAFDCHWTFSGGSAKRLAKRLEEYDVWWLEDPVPPENHDVQREVTQSTTTPITVGENVYRKHGQRRLLEEQAVDIIAPDMPKVGGMRETRKIADLADLYYVPVAMHNVASPVATMASAHVGAAIPNSLAVEYHSYELGWWSDLVEEDIIEDGYIEVPEEPGLGVTLDLDAVEEHMVEGEELFDEA is encoded by the coding sequence ATGGGAGTCGATTACTCGAAGCTACGCGATCCGAACGCGGAATACACGATGCGGGATCTGTCGGCGGAGACGATGAACGTGACCCGCGAGCGCGGGGGCGGTCGGGACGTCGAGATCACGGACGTCCAGACGACGATGGTCGACGGTAACTTCCCGTGGACCCTCGTCCGAATTTACACCGATGCGGGGATCGTCGGCACGGGCGAGGCCTACTGGGGCGCGGGCGCGCCGGAACTCATCGAACGGATGGCGCCGTTCCTCCGGGGCGAGAATCCCCTCGACATCGATCGCCTCACGGAGCATCTCGTCCAGAAGATGTCCGGCGAGGGGTCGATCGGCGGCGTCACCGTCACCGCGATTTCGGGCATCGAGGTCGCACTGCACGATCTGGCGGGCAAAATCCTCGAGGTGCCGGCCTACCAGTTGCTCGGCGGGAAGTACCGCGACGAGGTCCGGGTCTACTGTGACTGCCACACCGAAGAGGAAGCGGACCCGATCGCCTGCGCCGACGAGGCCGAACGCGTCGTCACCGAACTCGGCTACGACGCCCTGAAGTTCGACCTCGACGTCCCTTCCGGCCACGAGAAAGACCGTGCGAACCGCCACCTCAGGGAGCCAGAAATCGAGCACAAGGCCTCGATCGTCGAGGCCGTCACCCAGCGCGTCGGCTCCCGGGCCGACGTCGCCTTCGACTGTCACTGGACCTTCTCTGGTGGCTCCGCGAAACGCCTCGCGAAGCGCCTCGAGGAGTACGACGTCTGGTGGCTCGAGGACCCGGTGCCGCCGGAGAATCACGACGTCCAGCGGGAAGTGACCCAGTCGACGACGACGCCGATCACGGTCGGCGAGAACGTCTACCGCAAGCACGGTCAGCGCCGCCTGCTCGAGGAGCAGGCGGTCGACATCATTGCACCGGACATGCCGAAGGTCGGCGGGATGCGCGAGACCCGGAAGATCGCGGATCTGGCGGATCTGTACTACGTCCCGGTCGCGATGCACAACGTCGCCTCGCCGGTCGCGACGATGGCGAGCGCCCACGTCGGCGCGGCGATCCCGAACTCGCTGGCCGTCGAGTACCACTCCTACGAACTCGGCTGGTGGTCGGATCTCGTCGAGGAGGACATCATCGAGGACGGCTACATCGAGGTTCCCGAGGAGCCCGGCCTCGGTGTGACCCTCGACCTGGACGCGGTCGAGGAGCACATGGTCGAAGGTGAGGAGTTGTTCGACGAAGCATAG
- a CDS encoding S1C family serine protease, giving the protein MTQTPIDTTRRGLLRAAAVGFGIVGSGTAVASGAAQDDDEGEDASEGRYVDVYESIIDEVVLVSVSGMDGPGPGGLGSGFVVDDHVVTNAHVVRDADDVELQFTDEQWRTATVLGTDEYSDLAVLEVDDFPDVVDGLSLADERPAVGQEVVALGNPLGLDASITQGIVSGVDRSLPSPTGFSIPAAIQTDAPVNPGNSGGPLVDLEGSVLGVVFAGAGQTIGFAISSQLAARVVPALAADGEYRHSYVGVGVDPVDPRIAEANGLDEPRGVLVREVRPDGPASGVLEPADEVATVDGVPVPAGGDVIVAIDDEEIPNEERLASYLALETSPEETIEVDVVRDGERETVELTLEERPPVEGP; this is encoded by the coding sequence GTGACGCAGACTCCGATCGACACCACACGTCGCGGATTGCTCCGGGCCGCTGCCGTCGGGTTCGGAATCGTCGGCTCCGGCACGGCGGTCGCCAGTGGAGCCGCACAGGACGACGACGAAGGCGAGGACGCAAGCGAAGGGCGCTACGTCGACGTCTACGAGTCGATCATCGACGAGGTCGTCCTCGTCTCCGTCTCGGGGATGGACGGGCCGGGTCCCGGCGGACTCGGTTCCGGGTTCGTCGTCGACGACCACGTCGTCACGAACGCACACGTCGTCCGGGACGCGGACGACGTCGAACTCCAGTTCACCGACGAGCAGTGGCGAACCGCCACGGTCCTCGGAACCGACGAGTACAGCGACCTCGCCGTCCTCGAGGTCGACGACTTCCCGGACGTCGTCGACGGGCTCTCGCTGGCCGACGAGCGGCCGGCGGTCGGACAGGAAGTCGTCGCGCTGGGCAACCCGCTCGGACTCGACGCCTCGATCACCCAGGGGATCGTCAGCGGGGTCGATCGCTCGCTGCCGAGCCCCACCGGGTTCTCCATCCCCGCAGCGATCCAGACGGACGCGCCCGTCAACCCGGGCAACAGCGGCGGCCCACTTGTCGACCTCGAGGGGTCGGTGCTGGGCGTGGTCTTCGCCGGGGCCGGACAGACCATCGGGTTCGCGATCTCCTCCCAACTGGCCGCGCGGGTGGTGCCGGCGCTCGCCGCGGACGGGGAGTACCGCCACTCCTACGTCGGCGTCGGGGTCGACCCCGTCGATCCGCGTATCGCCGAGGCAAACGGGCTGGACGAGCCGCGGGGGGTCCTCGTCCGCGAGGTCAGGCCAGATGGGCCGGCCAGTGGCGTGCTCGAGCCGGCCGACGAGGTGGCGACCGTCGACGGGGTGCCGGTTCCCGCAGGCGGCGACGTGATCGTCGCCATCGACGACGAGGAGATTCCAAACGAGGAACGACTCGCGTCGTACCTGGCCCTCGAGACGTCCCCGGAGGAGACGATCGAGGTCGACGTCGTTCGCGACGGCGAGCGAGAGACGGTCGAGTTAACCCTCGAGGAACGACCGCCGGTAGAGGGCCCCTGA